One window of Abyssisolibacter fermentans genomic DNA carries:
- the istB gene encoding IS21-like element helper ATPase IstB, whose amino-acid sequence MNSTYTQLINNLEYLKMKQMINHLDEVIDFTTKNNLSFVDALIKLTAHEIDYKEANMIKSMVKVGAFPHQKEIKDFDFNFQPSINKDEILDFLTLRFLDAQENIVFLGSSGVGKTHLATSIGIAAAKRRCSTYFIKCHDLLQQLKRAKLENRLDSRLKHFTKYKLLIIDELGYLPIEKDDSKLFFQLIDMRYEKKSTILTTNINFNAWDDVFYDPVIANAILDRVLHHAHVVSINGKSYRLKNHFKQDDE is encoded by the coding sequence ATGAATAGTACATATACACAACTTATAAATAATTTAGAATATTTAAAAATGAAGCAAATGATTAATCATTTAGACGAAGTTATTGATTTTACAACTAAAAATAATTTATCTTTTGTTGATGCGCTTATTAAGCTTACAGCCCATGAAATTGACTATAAAGAAGCAAATATGATTAAATCTATGGTTAAAGTTGGAGCTTTTCCACATCAAAAAGAAATTAAAGACTTTGACTTTAATTTTCAACCTAGCATTAATAAAGATGAAATATTAGATTTTTTAACATTACGATTTTTAGATGCACAAGAAAATATTGTATTTTTAGGATCTAGTGGAGTGGGAAAAACACATCTTGCAACTTCTATTGGCATCGCAGCAGCCAAGCGTCGATGTAGCACCTATTTTATCAAATGTCATGATTTATTACAGCAACTAAAACGTGCAAAATTGGAAAATCGATTAGATTCTAGACTTAAGCATTTTACTAAGTATAAGCTGTTAATAATAGATGAATTAGGCTATCTGCCAATAGAGAAGGATGATTCTAAATTATTCTTTCAGCTTATCGATATGCGATATGAGAAAAAAAGCACAATATTAACAACTAATATAAATTTTAATGCTTGGGATGATGTTTTCTATGATCCAGTTATTGCAAATGCTATCTTGGATAGGGTTTTACATCATGCTCATGTTGTTTCCATTAACGGAAAATCATATCGTTTAAAGAATCATTTTAAGCAAGATGATGAGTAA